In the Deferrivibrio essentukiensis genome, one interval contains:
- a CDS encoding PD-(D/E)XK nuclease family protein, which yields MKETIEKLKNSPLFNLSLSSKELFHSNFLYWIGHNYPLEFGTFFSKFLNEQPENLRIKEIFREKENIDLSFNYSNGQEILIENKVKSVPYIGQLAKYSEKHTNRKNYILLSLSEPMFFQSKSKLEVNGVFWHYLNYSDLQLMLQSLSESINNEYHRQIIIDYCEFISGLIKINEYCKIDREELFDFHSIKTNQLYRELIDIRLHDFYLKKKYELLAYEIYKELDELGKNLTDFSLPLNWNNKKPIIFLGYGMTRSLGLMDLKYLISPNIVLGIQIQGEHYRMVVEDNNSIIAHKIKEKLLDNKLWFDFSNSFPSARVYPKPEKGFNKYGNTFFYKSVKLGTEFTINKIISTIIKDVEHIEKNINEIRTIITQAKNA from the coding sequence ATGAAAGAAACAATAGAAAAGCTTAAAAATTCACCACTATTTAACTTATCGTTAAGTTCGAAAGAATTATTTCATAGTAATTTTTTATATTGGATAGGTCATAATTACCCGTTAGAATTTGGAACCTTTTTTTCAAAGTTTTTAAATGAACAGCCTGAAAATTTAAGAATTAAAGAAATATTTAGAGAAAAAGAGAATATTGATTTATCATTCAATTATTCTAATGGACAAGAAATATTGATTGAAAATAAAGTTAAAAGTGTTCCATATATTGGACAATTAGCAAAATATTCAGAGAAACATACAAATAGAAAAAATTACATATTACTTTCATTATCAGAACCTATGTTTTTCCAATCGAAAAGTAAGCTAGAAGTTAATGGTGTATTTTGGCACTATTTGAATTATTCTGATTTACAATTAATGTTACAATCCTTATCTGAAAGTATAAATAATGAGTATCACCGACAAATAATTATTGATTATTGTGAATTTATAAGTGGTTTAATAAAAATTAATGAATATTGTAAAATTGACAGGGAAGAATTATTTGATTTTCACTCAATTAAAACAAATCAATTATACAGAGAACTTATAGATATAAGATTACACGATTTTTATCTAAAAAAGAAGTATGAGTTGTTAGCATATGAGATTTATAAGGAATTAGATGAACTTGGAAAGAATTTAACAGACTTTAGCTTGCCTCTAAACTGGAATAATAAAAAACCGATAATTTTCCTCGGGTATGGAATGACTCGAAGTTTAGGACTGATGGATTTGAAATATTTAATTTCGCCTAACATTGTATTAGGAATTCAAATACAAGGAGAACATTACAGAATGGTTGTTGAAGACAATAATTCTATAATTGCACATAAAATAAAAGAAAAATTATTAGACAATAAATTGTGGTTTGACTTTTCAAATTCATTTCCAAGTGCAAGAGTTTATCCAAAGCCAGAAAAAGGATTTAATAAATATGGGAATACATTTTTTTATAAATCGGTAAAACTAGGAACAGAATTTACAATAAATAAAATTATTAGTACTATAATCAAGGATGTAGAACATATTGAGAAAAATATTAATGAAATCAGAACAATAATTACGCAAGCTAAGAATGCATAA
- a CDS encoding helix-turn-helix transcriptional regulator: MKGIALTIEILGLLKRYRTVTTKLISDELGVSVRTAQRYISELLNIQGLLYYDPDKHTYSLIENVRFADVDLPKTEIQFLAALFEYIKKFVSPKTKEHIDKIARRIFHISSMGAVKLINNQSYIDIDKIMDTFSKIEDAIKHKQEIEFIYTKFDKKYTVQPLCILIDNGFWYLLAKHENTLKKFSIDLIKDLNILVKFFEIPQAEIDKLVDNANSIWFEDKQLVKVIAEVDQKVASYFQRKDIFPKQKIEKVLSDGKLQITFYVANEEELLYFIRPWAEYVKINAPKEYTLVVKRFAENILTKYN; this comes from the coding sequence ATGAAAGGGATAGCACTAACTATAGAGATACTTGGATTGTTAAAAAGATACAGAACTGTAACAACTAAACTAATCTCAGATGAATTGGGAGTCAGCGTAAGGACTGCCCAAAGATACATATCAGAATTACTAAATATTCAGGGGTTATTATACTACGATCCTGACAAACACACTTATTCACTGATTGAAAATGTAAGATTTGCAGATGTAGATTTGCCAAAAACAGAGATTCAATTTCTTGCGGCACTATTTGAATATATTAAAAAATTTGTGAGCCCCAAGACTAAAGAGCATATTGATAAAATCGCAAGAAGAATTTTTCATATAAGCTCAATGGGGGCTGTAAAACTTATAAATAACCAATCATATATTGATATTGATAAAATAATGGATACTTTTTCTAAAATAGAAGATGCCATTAAACATAAGCAGGAAATAGAATTTATTTATACAAAATTTGATAAAAAATATACCGTTCAGCCTTTATGTATATTGATTGATAATGGTTTTTGGTATTTATTAGCTAAACATGAAAATACATTAAAGAAATTTTCGATTGATCTTATAAAAGACTTAAACATTCTTGTGAAATTCTTTGAGATTCCTCAGGCTGAAATTGATAAATTGGTAGATAATGCAAATAGCATTTGGTTTGAGGACAAGCAATTGGTTAAAGTAATTGCAGAAGTTGACCAAAAAGTTGCTTCTTATTTCCAAAGGAAAGATATCTTCCCAAAACAAAAGATTGAAAAAGTGCTATCAGATGGAAAATTACAAATAACCTTTTATGTGGCAAATGAAGAAGAGTTACTATATTTCATTCGTCCTTGGGCGGAATACGTCAAAATTAATGCTCCAAAAGAATATACTTTAGTCGTAAAAAGGTTCGCTGAGAATATACTAACAAAGTACAATTAA
- a CDS encoding YqiA/YcfP family alpha/beta fold hydrolase has translation MNKTNIFYFHGLETKGKSRLCAYLESLNIWNIQTTLFKYFTENPIEKFQDEFKLGFNILIGSSFGAFPALYFGLNHKIPFMLINPSITPFNTLKRKGITDISILESYKKTEIQLQDLIKNDDGANPKRTIIISKNDNVVNNDIILSTLKINKEDLIETDWGHIVPTEDYGLIVKELTALVNAL, from the coding sequence ATGAATAAAACTAACATATTTTATTTTCATGGATTGGAAACAAAAGGGAAATCTAGATTATGTGCATATCTTGAAAGCCTAAATATTTGGAACATTCAAACTACTCTATTTAAATATTTTACTGAAAATCCGATAGAAAAGTTTCAAGATGAATTCAAACTTGGGTTTAATATTCTAATAGGCAGTAGCTTTGGGGCATTTCCTGCACTTTATTTCGGGTTAAATCATAAAATTCCCTTTATGTTAATAAATCCCTCTATTACTCCATTTAATACACTCAAAAGAAAAGGGATAACTGACATTAGCATTCTTGAATCGTATAAAAAAACTGAAATACAATTACAAGATTTGATAAAAAATGATGATGGGGCAAACCCAAAAAGAACCATTATAATCAGTAAAAATGATAATGTAGTAAATAATGATATAATACTTAGCACTCTAAAAATAAATAAAGAAGATTTAATAGAAACAGATTGGGGGCATATTGTTCCAACTGAAGACTATGGTCTTATCGTTAAAGAGCTAACTGCCCTTGTAAATGCTCTTTAG
- a CDS encoding ATP-binding protein, with protein sequence MKIKKVRLNNFRNYQEETTIDFKDLTVFVGKNDIGKSTILEALDIFFNENKGVTKIEKDDINKRNSEQGNTETIISVVFEDLPDTLTIDATNPTTLSDEYLTNRDGDLEVIKKYPNAGKEKVFIKAYHPTNPSCSDLLSKKISELKGILDDNGIECEDRTRSAVIRSTIWNHFLNDLQLNDFEIDVTKEDAKNIWNQLKNYMPLYALFQSDRKNSDGDSEVQDPLKEAVRQILNDEELRRKFNEIATEVRGKLEEVANRTLNKLREMNPDVANSLNPVIPPTESLKWEDVFKNVKISGDEDIPINKRGSGIKRLILLNFFRAEAERRQQERNVPNIIYAIEEPETSQHPEHQRKLIEAFKTLSNTENTQIILTTHSPAIVKLLDFEDLKLLKEENGRINVIQVERHNLPYPSLNEVNFLAFGESNEEYHNELYGYIESEGKLNEYKNGRTTMNYRRMRNGREIEEQKVLSEFIRHQIHHPENTLNERFTLKQLQESISAMREFIQKNM encoded by the coding sequence ATGAAAATTAAAAAGGTTAGGTTAAATAATTTTAGAAATTACCAAGAAGAAACAACTATTGATTTTAAAGATTTGACAGTATTTGTTGGGAAAAATGATATTGGAAAATCAACAATTTTAGAAGCATTAGACATTTTCTTTAACGAGAATAAGGGTGTGACTAAGATTGAAAAAGATGATATAAATAAAAGAAATAGCGAGCAAGGAAATACAGAAACAATAATTTCTGTTGTTTTTGAAGATCTACCTGATACTTTAACGATAGATGCAACTAATCCTACTACTCTTTCAGATGAATATCTTACGAATCGTGATGGAGATTTAGAAGTAATAAAAAAATACCCGAACGCTGGGAAAGAGAAGGTTTTTATAAAAGCATATCATCCTACAAATCCTTCTTGTTCTGATTTGTTATCTAAAAAAATCTCCGAATTAAAGGGAATTCTTGATGACAATGGTATTGAATGTGAAGACAGAACAAGAAGTGCTGTTATTAGAAGTACAATTTGGAATCATTTTTTAAATGACTTGCAATTAAATGATTTTGAAATAGATGTAACAAAAGAGGATGCAAAGAATATTTGGAATCAACTTAAAAATTATATGCCTCTTTATGCTTTATTTCAATCAGATAGGAAAAATAGTGATGGGGATAGCGAAGTACAAGACCCGCTAAAAGAAGCAGTTAGACAAATACTAAATGATGAAGAACTTAGAAGGAAATTCAATGAAATAGCCACAGAAGTTAGAGGCAAATTAGAAGAAGTTGCCAATAGAACTTTAAATAAATTAAGAGAAATGAATCCTGATGTTGCAAATAGTTTGAATCCTGTAATCCCGCCAACAGAAAGTCTAAAGTGGGAAGATGTGTTTAAAAATGTTAAGATTTCAGGAGATGAAGACATTCCTATTAATAAAAGAGGTAGCGGCATAAAAAGATTAATCCTTCTTAACTTTTTTAGGGCTGAAGCTGAAAGAAGGCAACAAGAAAGAAACGTTCCGAATATTATTTATGCAATTGAAGAACCTGAAACTTCACAGCATCCAGAACATCAAAGAAAGTTAATAGAAGCCTTTAAAACATTGTCAAACACCGAGAATACTCAAATAATACTTACAACCCACAGTCCAGCAATTGTAAAACTATTGGATTTTGAGGATTTAAAACTTCTAAAAGAAGAAAATGGGCGAATTAATGTTATACAAGTTGAAAGACATAATTTGCCTTATCCATCATTAAATGAGGTCAATTTTCTTGCTTTTGGCGAATCAAATGAAGAATATCATAATGAACTTTATGGTTATATAGAAAGTGAAGGCAAATTAAATGAATACAAAAATGGTAGGACAACAATGAATTACAGAAGAATGAGAAATGGGCGAGAAATTGAAGAACAAAAAGTTTTAAGTGAGTTTATTAGACATCAAATTCATCATCCCGAAAACACATTAAATGAACGATTTACCTTGAAACAATTACAAGAATCAATAAGTGCGATGAGGGAGTTCATTCAAAAGAATATGTAA